The genomic DNA AGCAGACGAACTTTCACAATATTTTTTTAGGAAATCAGAAATAAATTCCTGTACTTCTTTATCGGTTTCATCATCAACCGGTTTTAATTTTTCCGTATCATAAGTGATAGATTTTACTTTTGCTTTGGTTGAGACTGGTTCAGTAAAATATGGATATGCAACGACGCAAAACGCATGATCTTTTGTACTGAAAGGAATATTCAATACTTGAGTTGCTTCTACCTTTTTAGTATCTGTCACTTCTTTTGTAGTCGTCGTTTCTTTTCCTTTACTGTCTTTATGCTTTTCTTCAACTTTCTTTGTTACTGGTGTTTCAATCTCATAATTGACTTGATAACTTGCCACTGACACACCATCGATATTTTTTAACGACACCAGCGTTGCTTCTTTTAAAGAGCGCTTAGCAGAAAAAGATACTTCATTTTCTTCTAATCCATCAGCATAGAAATTTTTCTCAAGATTTTGAGCTCTTGTTTTAAATGCTTCATCATCATTTGAAATATTCATGTACTCGTCCACGAAGCAATCCATAAAAGACTGTAATTCTGGAGTAAACGAAATTTGATTCTGATTCGACCCGTCAATATCATTTTTCAACTGCACAACTGATTTTTCTACTTTTGAAATATGATTACTAACAGCACTAGCTTTGATATATGCTCCCACACCCGAAAGTAACACAATGATTAGCCCACCCAGAACAATACGTCTAACTCCTTTCGTTTGGATTGCTTTTTTCTTAGGTAATTCATCTACACGCACATTCTCTTTTTTCTTATAATTAAATTCCAATTTTTGATTATCCTTTCTATTTTTTATTTGTTATGATTATTTACGTAATTTGGTCACTTTTCATAAATAGAACACATAACATAAAAAACATAATCTCACTACAATTAATAATCTTTTGAGGACTATAGTTAGTATCAGCAAGTCTAGTGACCGCTTGCTGATTTTTTTATTCTAAAATAAGGTCTTCAAAATTTTCTTCAAACATTTTTAGAAAGACTATTTTATCTACTCTATCTGCATAAACTCTTTTCCCTATATAGCCTTTATAGGATCGATAACCTTCCTTGTAGAAATAGTAACTATAAGTCCCATACATTTTTTCCCCACTCGGCTTTCGAAGATAACAGCCTTCTGCAATTAATTTCGTTTCTTTTATTGGATACTCTGCAACAAACTCTTTTTTGAAATACATTGGAACATCTACAATTCCTCGACTCATTAAAAATTCTTTTCGTCTTTCCAGATAAACAATATCTTCATCATCCATTTCATTTTCGATTACATCAAATCCGTGAATTTCTAGCATTTCTGGTACGGATAGCTTTGCATATTTTTTATAAAACTTCGTTCTTTCCAAGAAGATCGGTATAATATTTGGGTTCATTTTTTCCTCCATCATCGAATTAAGTTAAGATTGCTTTAGTTAGTAGAAACTACTTCATTATTCTTAATTTCCCACTCAAACCATTCTGAGAAATCTTGCTTAAATCCATTTAAGCTATACTTTTCTTGCAAAGTAGCTTCTTCAGCATTTGCTGGATCTAAATAAGTTGGCTTGTCTTTTGGTCGTGCATAAACACCAATCCAAGTATCGTAGTCTCCTTCAAAATAGCTATCAACGATATAGCCTTTTTTATCTAATATTTTCTGCACCTGATTTTCTAACTCTTTACTGTTATTAGGAACAAAATACTTATACTGTTCAGTAAAACTTATAAAATCAGCAACTACATTGTTAAATGTTTTTTGTACTCTGAAATATTCATCCCAAATAACCGGATTTTCTCTTTGCATTTCTTTTTCACAAACAGAGTACATATTATTTTTCTGTCTTATTTCACGGTTACATGCTTCTATGATTGAAAGAGATTTTTTTATAGTTCCTTTTAAATAAGGAATAGTTAACTCGCCCGCTCGTTCTAACTCTTTTAATTGATCCATCAACTTTAGCAAATCCGTAAGAGTATTCTCTAATTTTTCTGAGAGTATTGAACTTTCTTTTGTCACTCGATTAATTAATTCTTTTTCTGCCATTAAGTGATTCCTTCCTTTCCAAATCAAAATGGATATTCTTCTTCTAAATCAAATTCTTGGCTCATATAACTACGTACTTCATTGTTTCTGTCAGTGGTAAATAGTAAATCTTTTGCACTACTGCATACTTGATCGATCAGTTCTTCATGTTTTTCTTTTAATTCGGCATAATCAATGCGTTCCATTAATTCATTTGTCCCTAAACGTAAATCAATTAAACGAATCATCTTTAAAGACGGAGCTAAATAGTTTGATAGCCATCTCAGTGTTTTTTCAATGGACGGTTTTTCACCTTGAACGGATAACCGCAAACCTTCCATCTTATCGATCACGTCATACCATTCTTTACAGTAAACTTTCATACCCTCTTCAATTTCAAAAACGGTTAAGGAAGCATTCACGATTTCTTTAACTAACCAATCTAAACTTTCACCACTGGATAAAAAATATTCAACAAATAAAAAAGCCTTCTCATCTGAAAGGCGAATTTCGTATCGATTCTTTATTTCATATCGCTCTCTTGCCTCATCAACAGAAATTCCTTCCTTACGAGCTAGCTCATAATCTTTTTGATAAAAGTTAAAGTAAAGTGGCGATTGACGACTACCAAAATAAAGTGACAATCCTTTATTGATCAACTTCCCTTTTTCAAAGGAAAAGCCACCGTTGAAATCAAAATTCTTAAATGTCGTACTCACCAATCCTTGTTCCATTTTTTCTTTCAATTGATAGAGATTGAAGTTTTGTTTCCCCTCTACAATCAATTCATCCAATGCAATATCAATACGAGTAATTTTTGTGTCGACGATTATATTTCTCCCGAAAATATCGTCATCATAGAGCGATCGAAAGAATTCAGTCCAACTACGATTCCCATCTTCTTCAAAAATTTCTTCTAACTGCCGACATCCTTCTCCTGACAAATCCAACATGATTCCCATATTCACATCTTCTGGATTTCTAAATAATCGAATAGCTCCATACGAAAATGTTTCGGTGTAATGATAAAACCCACGCGCTTCTTGAGTGAACCAATTCATATCCATGTGTAGCAGTTTTTCAATGATTGTTTGAACATCCAATGTTTTGAATCGAATTCGTAAAAAGTCTATTTTTGCTTCTACCGAAGCTTTACCACCGTCAATGTGGAGAGCCTCTATAATTTTTTTCTCTAATTCTTTTGAGATCAATCTTTTACCCGATTCAATCTTTGAAACTAAACTTCGTTCAATTGCTAATTTTTCAGCTAGTTCCCTTTGTTTTAGTCCTAATTCTTTTCGGAGTCGTTTTAAATCAATA from Enterococcus mundtii includes the following:
- a CDS encoding conjugal transfer protein — translated: MEFNYKKKENVRVDELPKKKAIQTKGVRRIVLGGLIIVLLSGVGAYIKASAVSNHISKVEKSVVQLKNDIDGSNQNQISFTPELQSFMDCFVDEYMNISNDDEAFKTRAQNLEKNFYADGLEENEVSFSAKRSLKEATLVSLKNIDGVSVASYQVNYEIETPVTKKVEEKHKDSKGKETTTTKEVTDTKKVEATQVLNIPFSTKDHAFCVVAYPYFTEPVSTKAKVKSITYDTEKLKPVDDETDKEVQEFISDFLKKYCESSSADMAYMMDNPEGLNGNFTLDKVESKVYKASVGLLVKADVSLKDKDTAILQKEQLTLHLVKKSDKYYVEKLSHTWKDSE
- a CDS encoding replication initiation factor domain-containing protein; protein product: MRGIDLKRLRKELGLKQRELAEKLAIERSLVSKIESGKRLISKELEKKIIEALHIDGGKASVEAKIDFLRIRFKTLDVQTIIEKLLHMDMNWFTQEARGFYHYTETFSYGAIRLFRNPEDVNMGIMLDLSGEGCRQLEEIFEEDGNRSWTEFFRSLYDDDIFGRNIIVDTKITRIDIALDELIVEGKQNFNLYQLKEKMEQGLVSTTFKNFDFNGGFSFEKGKLINKGLSLYFGSRQSPLYFNFYQKDYELARKEGISVDEARERYEIKNRYEIRLSDEKAFLFVEYFLSSGESLDWLVKEIVNASLTVFEIEEGMKVYCKEWYDVIDKMEGLRLSVQGEKPSIEKTLRWLSNYLAPSLKMIRLIDLRLGTNELMERIDYAELKEKHEELIDQVCSSAKDLLFTTDRNNEVRSYMSQEFDLEEEYPF
- a CDS encoding Phi-29-like late activator, whose product is MAEKELINRVTKESSILSEKLENTLTDLLKLMDQLKELERAGELTIPYLKGTIKKSLSIIEACNREIRQKNNMYSVCEKEMQRENPVIWDEYFRVQKTFNNVVADFISFTEQYKYFVPNNSKELENQVQKILDKKGYIVDSYFEGDYDTWIGVYARPKDKPTYLDPANAEEATLQEKYSLNGFKQDFSEWFEWEIKNNEVVSTN